From Sphingopyxis sp. USTB-05, the proteins below share one genomic window:
- the rseP gene encoding RIP metalloprotease RseP — MLETPGFAFTVLAFLLVLGPLVFVHEYGHYIVGRWCGVKADAFSIGFGRKILGWTDKRGTEWKIGWLPLGGYVQFAGDRDAVSQPDANWQSLPTEEKSHTFPAQPVWKRSLIVAAGPVTNFLFAILILAGFAWMGGKPVTPPVAGGIEAGSAADAAGLRIGDRIVSIEGRSIETFGDIPMAVAHRPGEALQVRILRSGSERSVELTPRLVKDKDPFGKEYERAILGLAPPAQELQPVSLIEAPAVGLHQTWQIVRQTGEVLGQFLTGRRSIKDMNGPVKIAEISGQAATLGLASLIFFIALISINLGFINLLPLPMLDGGHLLFFAYEAVRRRPAPPQVQEWAFRFGFAAVVTLMLVVTFNDLGSLGLWDGIARLIG; from the coding sequence ATGCTTGAGACCCCGGGTTTCGCCTTCACGGTTCTCGCTTTCCTGCTCGTACTCGGGCCGCTCGTGTTCGTGCACGAATATGGGCATTATATTGTCGGCCGCTGGTGTGGGGTGAAGGCGGATGCCTTTTCGATCGGTTTCGGACGCAAGATTCTTGGCTGGACCGACAAGCGCGGCACCGAATGGAAAATCGGCTGGCTGCCGCTCGGCGGCTATGTCCAGTTCGCGGGCGACCGCGACGCGGTCAGCCAGCCCGACGCGAACTGGCAATCCTTACCCACCGAGGAAAAGTCGCACACGTTCCCCGCGCAGCCGGTGTGGAAGCGCTCGCTGATCGTTGCGGCGGGCCCGGTGACCAATTTCCTCTTTGCGATCCTGATCCTCGCGGGGTTCGCGTGGATGGGCGGCAAGCCGGTGACCCCGCCCGTCGCGGGCGGGATCGAGGCGGGATCGGCGGCGGATGCCGCGGGACTGCGCATCGGCGACCGGATCGTGTCGATCGAGGGCCGTTCGATCGAGACCTTTGGCGACATCCCGATGGCGGTTGCGCATCGCCCCGGCGAGGCGTTGCAGGTGCGTATTCTGCGTAGCGGAAGCGAGCGTTCGGTCGAACTGACCCCGCGACTGGTCAAGGATAAGGACCCGTTCGGCAAGGAATATGAGCGCGCGATCCTCGGCCTCGCGCCTCCCGCGCAGGAATTGCAGCCGGTTTCGCTGATCGAGGCGCCCGCGGTCGGGCTCCATCAGACCTGGCAGATCGTCCGGCAGACGGGCGAGGTGCTCGGCCAGTTCCTGACCGGGCGCCGGTCGATCAAGGACATGAACGGACCGGTCAAGATTGCCGAGATTTCCGGGCAGGCTGCGACGCTCGGTCTCGCGTCGCTGATATTCTTCATCGCCCTGATTTCCATCAATCTGGGGTTCATCAATCTCTTGCCATTGCCCATGCTTGATGGTGGTCATTTGCTCTTCTTCGCCTATGAAGCGGTCCGCCGGCGCCCAGCGCCGCCGCAGGTCCAGGAATGGGCGTTTCGATTCGGCTTTGCGGCGGTCGTTACGCTGA